attcaagtaattaaaattgtgtttagagctAAGTAAAAGAACTCAGGGCCCCTCATACACCTAAAAGAGAGTAGACGGGCTACATACATGCTTTGACATTTATTAGtctacaaaatataaaagaagaTATAATTATTagcataataacaaaaatagcaAATTTACTGCTGCTGATGACTTGTGGTTTGTAATTAGTGTGCGGCTTCTGCCAACTAAAGCCACACCAATGGTGATTTTTACACTGTAGCCTCATTATTATGGATCAATCTCAAGCTggaatggagaaaaaaaaatgtgttgaagAATATATTCTACATgctataatttatatttttcatttgctttctggcgcaagagagggagacaaagtgGCTGTCTGGGGCTAAAAAGAGAAACTAAATTGAGAACACAAACTACAAAAtttaaacaaaggaaaaacttttttttacatttttatttacaattttacatcaaacaaaaacataaaacaacttACATGTATGTGTTATaattgtaattataattttatatacTAGTGAATTAAAATAACTTGATGTTTATTGCTCGCAGCTAATTAAAGTAGAAGTATGTGcttgcaaataaaaataagtgacCATAATAAGTACAGTATCTTAGGTAAACTTCTTTAACTTTAACACCTGTCATTTTCTAATACAAATCTTTATGATCATCCTTCAGGATGACTACCTTCTTCTCCTAGTTTTTTGCTCCACGTTTCTACCTGCTTACTGATACACCATGAAGCCCCGATGTTTGTTGCTGTGCATCCTTTCTAAAACTGCATAGGAAAGCAATCAGCTTTTCCCTGGCTCCTTTTCCCATGAAAATATACAGACCTAAGTCAGCAAGAGGACTGATCCTTATAAAAATTCTTGATAAAACAAGGAGGACACTATCtactgtgtttgtatgtgataATGAGATCAAGCAAACAATGAGGGGCAGGAAGAACACTGTGTAATTAAACAGCACCACAACCAAAGTTCCTACTATTCGTTGTTTTTCCTCAGATGAGACTGAGATGGCGCTAGACAGTGATTTGAGGGTTCCAAACACAGAGAAGATAAGCACAGggaaaggaaggaggaagaagatggCAAAGATCgtatttttgttaaaagacGTCAATGTGCCAAGTAGGGCAGGGGCCAAAGGAAACAACCAGACTATGAGACAAACCAGTAGAGAGACTTTGATATTCCGTTTGAAGCGGTACCACAGTGGCCAGGCAATGACCAAATACCTGTAATAAATACACAGATAGTTGgaattattttgtatattttttactttgtatataTTCAAGCAACGTGTTAATGCTGATACGTACTCGTATGCCAAAGAGGACGGGATTTACCTTTCCAGGCTGACACACACCATGAATCCAATGTTAGCCGTCACACTGACCAAGTAAATAACAGAAGAATACTCAACCAAAGATTTTTCTGGTTTTGCCAGCTCAGCAGTTGTACTGCAGATCTGGATGAGGTCAGAAATCAGAAGGTTGATGATGTAGATTGGAACAACATGATCATTTCGCACCTGTATGAGAAAATAGTGTTAGAGTATAGAATACTTCtgtcatttaacaacatttagtCCACATTAGAACAAAGGTTTGTTGCAGTTTACTCACTTTTTTGACCTGTAGGAACAAGAGACATTAATctaaattaatataataaataataacaacaaaaactctaataataataaaatagagCAGgatcaataataaatatattgaacatctcataaaatatatattgtacaACCTGTGTATGTGAGGAGAGAGATGGTTAGCTGAGTTCAACTGTCTGATGGTTTGGGGGATGGAGCTAATGCTAATTGCAATGTCCAAACGCCTTGAATGGATGAAAAGGAAGCGGAGGATGATTCACGCCTCCACAACGAAGCTGCTGACTCTCATTGAGGAGGAGGTTCGCAAAGATTCACCAGACTAcgcaaaatatgaaatgttctcGGTGTTGTCGAAGGAATACAATTTTACGGATTTGGACAAAGGCATAGAGGTGGAAGCTCCAATGGACAAACACTCAGGATTACCAAGAGCACATTCATGGTAGGCTTGTGCCAGCAGACTGATAGGGAGATCATGAGAGTCTGAGTGTGCGGGCAAGTGATGCATGTTCCTTTGGATCacaaaataaacagactgtgAAACTGCCCAAAGTTAGTAATACAGCGGAGATACGCCAGTGGCAAGAATTTGGGTCACGGCACAGAACGGCTATTCATAATAATGATGCACTATTTGACTGGAGTAGCAGCAAGAGCTTTAATGGGACTTAACATCACTGACAGTAACTACGAGGCTGCAATACAGTTACTTCAGAACCATTTTGGAAGAAAGGACATTGTTATCAGTGCACTTATATCTACTGAACTTGACCCCAGTGAAAAGGTCATCAGATATTGTTGCTCTTGGGAACATGTATGATGAATGTGAAATACAGATCCGCAGCTTAGAATCTTCAAGGATATAAAGTGACACATATGGATGTTTGCTTTGCCCAGTATTACCGCAGCTCATCCCAGAAGACATAGCTTTAGCCTACACACGGACATCAGACTCTGATGGTGAATGGGGGGTGCTTGAGCTAATTCAGTTCCTGCAAAAATGACGTCGAAAGCAAAGCGAGAGCTCTTCAGCTTACCAGACCAGGTGGCATCCACAGGGAAGTTGTGCCAAATAACAAAGTACTGGTCAAGGCCACACCCCACAAAGTAAAcccagaaaaaaagaatatgcTGTTTGCTGATTCACTGCACACAGCAAGTAATGTTCAACACACCTGTATATACTGTAAGAGTGATACCTAAAAACCAGAACACCGTCCAATCAGCTCTGTTGCAGCTCGCAACGAGAAATTGAGGAAGCTGGGAAGATGCTCTGTGTGTCAAGGACCAAAACATATCTACAGAATCCAAATTTCTGTAGAGTTAAATGTGTTTCATGCTTTCTGTGTGGTTGTAGACATCATCCGTCAGTTTGTGATCAAAATGAACCTAAACCAGAATCTTACTTAAACAATGCAGACACTTACGGTGTCTTCTGCAAATTTAAAGTTTAGTGCCCAGAACACGGTACTCCAGAAAGTGAAGGCATGGACAGATGGTCCAAAACTGTGCGTCGTTTGTTAGATGGAGGCAGCCAGAGAAGCTTTATTCAGAAGAGTGTAGAAAAGTCTTTAAGACTACCAATGATAAAAAAGGAGATGCTTCATCTCCACACCTTTGGATCATCTAGTCCTGTAACAACACACCGCAAGATGCACATCGGTCTGAATGAGGACACGGGTCATTTCAAGGACAATGCCCAGAGcctggagggaaaaaaagaggctCTTCAGAGCTTTGAACAGATGATGACATACAAGGATGGTTGCTATCAAGTAGACTTGCCATGGTGACCTAATAGATCTGATCTCCAAAACAACTAGAGTAGCAAAGAGAAACTTTGAGAACcttaaaaacagactgaaaatgaaTCCAAACCTGTACATTAGGTACAATGGAATCATGCAGCAAGACATCTGTAAGGTCGGACCAGAGGACACATCAGAACAATCAGGATCCGCGAAATATTACATACCACATCACGCTGAGCTCCGAGAAGATAAGTTAACTAAACTCAGAGTAGTGTTTGATTCTTTATTGCACAAAGAGGGTAGCACATCCTTTAATGACTCAAGGACCAAACCTTAAGCCAAATGTTCTGAATGATAACATTCAGACTTCATCAGATAGCCATAACAGCAGACATTAGTAAGGCCTTCCTGCAGATAACTCtgacagaaaaggacaaagattCTGTTAGGTTCCTTCGGCTAAATGGACCTCTTAGCAAAGAATGCAGAAATGAACCTTGCATCATGAGAATGAACAGAGTGGTATTTGGAATCTCACCTAGTCCGTTCCTCCTGGCAGCAACAATATATATCAAACTGTATGAAACAGTGACACATAGGGCAGTGGAGGCATTGAGTGAGTCTCTTTATGTCAATGATTTCATTTCTAGCTTCCACAAGGTGTAAGAAGTGTTTGCAGTCACCCCCACTACTAAAGAGATTCTGTCAAATGCCGGCATGAACATGTGTAAATGGGGGACAAGTTTCACAAATTTGAAACAGACTTAAAAATTATGCTCAAAGTATTAGGATTAGTGTGGAAATCAGAAATGGAGGAACTTGTATTTGATCAAATTGGACTGCTTGACATTGAAAGGCAAGGAATATACAAAAAGAAGTATGTTACAgacatattttaacattaagCAAGTAAACGTTTCGTTCAAAagacatctctggagagatcaaaaaatggctgtgcaccaacgCTCCTCATCCAAACTGATGGGGCTCGAGGGGTACcgcaaagaagaatgagagaaactgccATCTGCCATTATCCTTTTCgtttttaacaaatttacaAGGATTTCAAAGAaactttcacattgtcattatcgGCCAAttttagaattttgaggaaaacaattaatttaatcaattttgaaataaggctgtaacttcacaaaatgtggaaaaagttaagcgttGTGAATACTTTTTGGATGCACTGTACTTGTGCTCCCTTATGGCCCTTAGCTGAAACTTTCAGCTCCTCAGTTGTCTGGCCCCTTCACCAGCCTGCTTAACTGCTTTCCCAGACAAATGATAAACTTATTTAGTGTGGAGTTTATTTGTAATGAAGTACCCTCATGGCCTTTGTCACACTACCCTCAAAAATGTGAAGACTTGATGTAAAAGAGAGCCCTCTGAGTTTCCATGGTAACATTTATTCCAACCTCTTCTATATTCCTCTCCAAAATTATTGGAGTGGGAAAGtcaattatttagtttttgctgtacaATGAAGACGTGGGTTTAAAAGCAGTTTTGTCCTTTGTCTTACATCAAATGTGATAGGGTCAGAATTTCAGCTCTTAGTTGAtgcattaaacagaaaaaaaaaaacaccttttgtaTCTAGTTCAgcttagtttatttatttaaaaggaatGGTGCATGTGAATGAACATTACATAATTGTATCTGCTGATCCAAATATTAAGTGAGCAAAACCCCTGGAGCTGATTCCTGGACCTAAGTTTGCCCTATGGAATATGGCAAACTTTAAATCCCTCTGTTCTAATACATTTTCTAATCTAAAATCCAGGTATTCTTATACAAGAAGTACTATGTTCAACTTCGTGTTACTagcatcaaataaaagctgaaatatgcatatccatcttttgatcttaaacccaaatgtttcCAGtgggcagcaaaaacaaaagaattggCCTTGCCATTCCGATACTTTTGGAAGGGACTGTACAGACCCTTATCTCTCCACTTTTCCTGGTTATTCACACAGACAGATATAAACACATCAGTCAATATGTACGTGCCAGAAAAAGGAGAGCACAGATGGCCAGAAGTGTCAGAGGAAGACCAAGGCTGACGACACTCCAGTACATTACATATAATGGAAAAGCAGGAAGCTTCGCCACCATTTTAGTACTGCTGTTGTTCCATGACACAGTGGTGTTGAAATCTTCCATTTTACCCTGAGATCTGTTGTTTCAGATATGTGGTAAcctataacaaaaaaaatataatcagttaTGACAACGGTTAAGAAGTAATTTGTTGTCTATTGTGTTAGTTTAGAATTTACACAGATGTCATGGGGACTGTGTGCTAACAGTACCCGCTGAACTAAAAGAAACAGGGGTGTCAGCATTAGGGTCTAAGGAAAGAAATGCAGACCCCATAAACAACTGTTCCCAAACAATATTTGTGTTGCCTAAAAAAATTGAAACAGACTCACGATATGAGTGAAGTTTAAGACTTaagcacagcagctctccaATATGTGGTCTTTGTTAATGCTTCTGAAATAGccaccaaaacataaaaactctACTATGAATAGTGATCCAAAACACAGGCACTGCCTGCAGGTATCTCTGCACCTGTTGCTGCGTCAAGTAAGGGACCATCTGTTACAGATATCAATAAATGTcaaatcaaatatcaaaattgttttaagcaaGATGCATTTTCCTGGTATAATTGTCTCTTTACATTCAGTCACAGCTTAGGCTTCATTTAATTTAGATGTAATAAAAGGGTGGAATGACACCACGACAATTAATAAATCTTATTATGCATTAATCAAAAGCTCCTTACTCTCAGTGATGTCATTAATTTTATCAGCTGCAAAACATTTGTGAATACCTTCATTATTTCGatcaatattaaatataaagtcAGGGGctatgtttttgattttatgtaGTGTGTTTAATTTATGGGAgattaagggaaaaaaatagaGCGATATTAATCTGttgcagaaataaatacattttcacgcACTCCGTTTGTTAGGGACATCTACGACTAAAAGCTTTAATCCGACATTCCCATAATAAATCCTGAATTCATGaagatgttttgtttgaaaCTGAGTCGATCAGCTCCTGTATGATCGTTGTGAAAGATACTGCTGTTTAACAGAGTCATGCGGAGAGGTGTTTATGGACATGCTTCATTGATAAAGATGTGGTAGACCAAATACCAGAACTGTTAGCAGAACACAACAACACTTTTAAACACGTCAGCCTCCAAGTTATCACACCGCTGtttcaacacatttgaaaaactaaatacaacgcttaaatacataaatacatgaaGTGAGACTATTACAGTGACTTCTGTTATGTGAACCCTTAATTCGTGCCTGAAAAACATCCATGGCAAGTGAAATTGTGGTTGCTGAAGTATGCGTGATTAAATTCAGATGGTTAATTCAAGATAACATAACAGTCTTTGCATACACTTCATGGCTCATCAatttatttcttacatttctgTAGTACTGTTGTCATTCCCTTTTGTCCCCTTtataaattagaaataaatgtaGATTAATACTACTAAAAGTAATATCTACtggaaataaatatatttacccTTAAACGGTAATGCTGGATGTCAGTCTGGTTTTCTGCTTGTTAAAGGTCGTGTTGTGATCTCTGCATCTACCACAGACTTTCTATGTATGATGTGTGATGACAAAGAGGTTTGTGACGTTTGTTTCAGCAATTCCATTTGCAGACACCCACATATTCTGTGCACCCAAGGGCTAACATTATGCACAGTCAAACTTGTGCTGGTAAATTAGGACTAATTTATGTTAAAACATGTGGCAGTGAAAATTTTTATTCGTACCAAATTTAAGATCTAATGCATGTGGCAATTCAGTACTAAACGTTGCAAATGCTGTGCAGACTCCACATCACAAACTATTGAACTGCTGAGCTATCTGCAGCCCATTGACTTATGATGAATAAAGTTTCTTGCATTAGATAACAGGCAAACCATGACACACAAATCTGTCCATCTGCTATTGCTAtcacactttccttttttaatttgaatatataaactgtataaatatatattatgcttcaacacattcattttaatagaGTTGGGAAACTAAATACGTGTATAGCGATACAAAAGCAAACATAGAAAACATTAACAATGAAAACCCAATAACAGCTGTACCAACAAAGACCCAATAGTTTTCCTCATGTCATCCTGTAAAATAGTTGATGTGCAGTAATCAATGACGTAAAGATGCATATGTACAGTTCTTTTAGTCATAAAAACTGAAGTGAACATAAAGACTGAAGTGAACCAGGCCAATTAAAGAACATTATATCCGTTGACTTTTGCTGACCTGAGTGGTATACATGTTCTAAAAGCATGCAAACACATTgcctcaaaaacaaacactaactAAGGAGATCATGAGTTGTATATTGAACtagaaatcatttaaaatgaaatactgtCAGTTATTTAAATTGGGCCGACAAATTTTACATTTCCTGCAGCTTACTATTTTTcagttacatttatatttctttgtaaTATAATTAACTTGGTAAAACCAATAGATGTTTCAGACTTTCCATTTAAATTATGTTCTCTTCATTACTGCTTTAGATGCCTTACCATagtaattaatattattttatataagtcCAATGGTCATCTTTGCACATTGCGCAACACACTGCAGCCTGTGTTTAGAGTGAAAAGATGCAGAGCCAAACATAACTCTGATACAAGAGGAGATAACAGATTCAATAATGCATGTGGAGAACTGCACCGGCACATGTGACAATCAGAACTTTGCACCCATGTTTGATGATGATCATGTTCATGTGGGTATAGCGCTGGTAAAGAATGTGTAAATGGCAAATAATCTTAATTGTAATGTAGGAACATTTTAACCAGTGTGGCTGGTTATCTACACTTGCTAAGATAACAAGCTGTCATGCAGTCCCTGCTGTAACGAACATTGCGGTGACAATATCTCAACCTTCTAAAATTTGCCTTAAAAATAAGGTACATGGCATTTAACAGAGAGGAACATAAATactacagaaaacataaatacagatGTATGCACAGATAATTAATTATGTAAGCAAAAAGTATAGGAACAGAGacttaaaataaagtgaataagACTTCATATTTAATATCAAATCCTTTGCTTGAAATAGCTCAATCAAGCCATTGACATCACCAAACCTTTGCATTCTtgttttgtgatgcttttccagGCCTTACTCTTCTTGCCCCCGATGAActactttgttgttttggcagtgGGTTTTGGGTCATTATCTGTTTTGAAGTGTTTAAGTTAGAAcgaataaataatgtaattccTACTTTTAGGTTAAAATGTATATGCACACGAATGTAAAAGCATAATCTTTACAGCAATTAATATTTTGCTGTAGTTACATGTAAGAAGTTTGTAAAACATTCCAATGTTAATATATTGCTAGATGAGATATCTGATTTgagcacttttattttgaaggaagGGGGAAGTGACCCGCTGGCTGGGTTGCTGCTGACCCGGTGCTGTTGAGAACGCACTGTAATTCTCATTAAATCTCCACAgtgcttcacagatgagcttgtatgTTTGGGATCAGGAACACatactctctctttctccaaaCATTACCCTTTCCATCATTTTGGCAAAGGGTTAATCTTTGTCTCATTAGTCCATAAAACATTCAGCAAATCCCTTCCTATTCTTCTTGCTAATAAGTGGTTTGCATCTTCTGGTGTAGCCTCTGTGCTTTTCAACATCAAGTATTCTGTGAACAGTAGATTGTAATACCTTCACTCCTGTCCTCTGGAGGTTGTTGCTGATCTCGCTAACAGTTGTTTTAGCATCTTTCTTTACAGCTTTTGCAatgtcggtgaagattctcGGTCATCCAGGTTTGTTTATCCAAAGATTatgtcatgtcaactggacatgtcaacttatccaagcagcttcttctgtCTGAATGAAGTGGctggggaacccagttatatgcTCCAGAGTAGCCTTTGTTCCATCCTGGCCTGAatgggaggtgggaacagggtggagtcctCAAGATGTAATTATTATGACCTTactcttggtggatgtgtgaaatgGTCTTAAGCTTcatggggatggatgaaagagcAGCATGCAAACAGGTGGGAGACCGGTTGTGCCTGAGAGGATTCTCCTTCATGTACTCCTCTCTCATAGAGAGAGTCCAAAAGGTGTACGTGGACAAGTGTCccttgtccttcaggtgtaggtacactgctgattctggtcttgaggtgttgcttctcctgtgctgggccatcATCTTGTGTAGAGGCcgtttggtttctccaatgtagagctctgagcACTCTTCACTGCACTGCACAATGTAACGACTGCATGCACTACGTTGCTCTTCTTCTGTTTAAGtgtttgtctcagtgtgttggtgCGTTTGAAGGGAACCCGTATGTCGTGTTTTCTGAAGATCGTTTTGAGattctctgacactccagccaCGTAAGGAATCACCAGGTTTTTCCTTTAACTCCgagtctctgctctgtccgTCGTCTTTATGTTGGAACTGGCCGCCATCTTGTTTAAGGTCCAATTAGGGTAAACACAGGCCTTGAGAACTGCCTTCTTTCTGGCTTCAGAGAaggtggggatgtttttctgCCCTGTGCTGCAGGGTCCTGATGACTCCTAGTTTGTGTTGTAGTGGGTGGTGGGAGTCAAAACGTAGGTACTGGTTGGGTGTGTAAATAGCTATTTCTAGGGTGCCACAAGTCAAAACGGTCACTGCACAGTCCAGGAAGGCCAGTCTGTTGTCATCAGGGTCTTACCTGGTGACCTTGATGTTGATGTCTTAacgagcctattcaggccagagTGAAACAAAggctactctggaggatatggTTACACCTCTCAACTATAAAATGAAGTCTAACAGGCAAAACCCAAATCTGAAACTGAACGTACACATTAAgtgctttttattgtttgaataatcaaCATCAGAGGACACACCTgggcaacaacacacacacctgtcagtcacatgttccaaGAAAAATGGGTGGATCCAAACAAAGGTTTTAAGTTCTGATGTAAAtatctggaaataaaagctgaaatgtggttctcttgtcttttattcatcttttgatgtcaaacccaaatgtttcagtctacagcaaaactAAAGGAATTTGCATCATTGTTCCAATACGtttggaggggagtgtatgTGCAAATTGACCTGCATGATCATAGGTGGCTGTAGAGTTTGATGCTGTTGTACTTGAATTTGTCAGCTTTAAAAGATATATCCCTAGTGTAGggtaaatttaaaaaggaagaCAAAATAAAGCCTTAAAAATAGCCTGTCTGTTTAATACCATTTACTCACTGGTTcaacttgaaaaacaaaaataaaaaaatcacatatacataatattcaccacctttgcttaatactttgttgaagcacctttagcaccaattacagtatttttgagtgtgatgctacaagcttgaaACACCCATTTTTGGTCAGTTCCTCCCATcccagtacctctcaagctccatcagtttgGATGAAGAGtgttggtgcacagccattttcagatcccGTAGCCACTCCTTGGTTATCTTGTGCTTAGAATCATTGTCCTGTTAAAGCATGAACCATTGCCATCGTCCAAGGTCCAGCACTCTCTGCaaaaggttttcatcaaggatttCATCAAGGAAGGATCGAGGATGTCCCactgcatgatgctgccaccaccatgctttactgtagggatggcattggccaggtggtgagcggtgcctggtttcctccagacatgacacttggcattcaggctaaagatttcaattttttttcatcagacaAGAGGAAaatcttccatttacagatgatagaCGCCACTGtcctcattgggaccttcaatgctgcagacatgTACCCTTCCCAACATTTGAGGTcaacagacaattccttggacttcgtgtcttggtttgtgctctgacatgaactgttaactgtgggacctttaTATAAACAGGTATATGCCTTTCCAAaccatgtccaatcaactgaatttcccacaggtggactccaatcaagttgtagaaacaacTCAAGAATGATCAGTGGAAATAgaatgcaccagagctcaatatTGTGtatcatggcaaaggccatgaatatgATACAAATGCGACTGgagtacatgtgatttttgactttttttccccccttaatTTGTAAAGATTTTAAACTCATTCACCAATGTCATATGGTATATTGTTTAtggaattttgaggaaaataatgaatttgatccattgtggaataaggctgtaacataacaaaatgtgaaaaaagttaagtgctgtgaatactttctggatgcactccATCTTGTTCAGGGTCGCAGGcggctggagccaatcccagaTTTCAGTTGGCGAGAGGTGAGGTTCAAGCTGGACGGGtccccagtctatctcagggccatcacagagacacacactaacagtcacacctatgggcaatttagattcACTGATTCACCTAAGATGCATGTATTTGgaccgtgggaggaaaccagactACCCAAAGGAAAACGACACAAGCATGGGGACAACACGCAAACTGACTGGGGACTCAAACCGGGGACATTCTTGCTATGAGGAGGCATTGCTGAACACTACACCACCCTACTCCCCTAAATGAACttttacttaatatttaaatgtgttggaTAACGTCttttataatgtaaatgtgGGTGTTTTGGTTGGTATACTCATGTTATTCAGGGATTTGTTCATCTGCTTCTCTCCAGCAGCGTCAGGTGGGTGTAGCAGTCACTTTCCCTCAGAAGTCAATGTCAGAACCAGCAGGGGGGAC
The nucleotide sequence above comes from Channa argus isolate prfri chromosome 1, Channa argus male v1.0, whole genome shotgun sequence. Encoded proteins:
- the LOC137127719 gene encoding G-protein coupled receptor 4-like, with the translated sequence MHHLPAHSDSHDLPISLLAQAYHECALGNPECLSIGASTSMPLSKSHYFLIQVRNDHVVPIYIINLLISDLIQICSTTAELAKPEKSLVEYSSVIYLVSVTANIGFMVCVSLERYLVIAWPLWYRFKRNIKVSLLVCLIVWLFPLAPALLGTLTSFNKNTIFAIFFLLPFPVLIFSVFGTLKSLSSAISVSSEEKQRIVGTLVVVLFNYTVFFLPLIVCLISLSHTNTVDSVLLVLSRIFIRISPLADLGLYIFMGKGAREKLIAFLCSFRKDAQQQTSGLHGVSVSR